The following proteins are co-located in the Blattabacterium sp. (Blatta orientalis) str. Tarazona genome:
- the pncB gene encoding nicotinate phosphoribosyltransferase, producing MHLMKMKEFPIVWSLLDNDFYKFTMQNAIIKLFPSAKAKYELINRGKHSFPKDFSKILKNHLKKMSNLKLSNKERIFLEKNCPYLDSSYLDYLEKYQYDPKEVNISQNGKNIQIYIEGLWSRTILWEVPLMAIISELYYHLTGAKRISNNKIIFLTRKKLAEYKKLNVKIGEYGTRRRYSYEVQKLVLKILKEDGTPFFMGSSNVHLSQVFSIKPLGTHGHEWVMFHAAKYGFNIADRIAMENWLNIYGRNLGIALSDTYTSSIFFKNFDKKLANIFEGIRHDSGNPISFINETIKHYNRFKINPLKKKIIFSDNLDPYKVASISSFCKKRINPFFGIGTNFTNDVGPPSMNIVIKMVKALPEKKWISVVKLSNVEEKSTGDKNMILLAKKILHLPFPS from the coding sequence AATGAAAGAATTCCCTATTGTATGGTCTTTATTAGACAATGACTTTTACAAGTTTACTATGCAAAATGCTATAATAAAATTATTCCCCTCAGCAAAAGCAAAATATGAATTGATTAATCGTGGAAAACACTCTTTTCCAAAGGATTTTTCCAAAATATTAAAAAATCATCTAAAAAAAATGTCTAACTTAAAATTATCAAATAAAGAAAGAATTTTTTTAGAAAAAAACTGTCCTTACTTAGACTCTTCTTATTTAGATTATTTAGAAAAATACCAATACGATCCAAAAGAAGTTAATATATCTCAGAATGGAAAAAATATACAAATCTATATAGAAGGATTATGGAGTAGAACTATTTTATGGGAAGTTCCTTTAATGGCAATAATATCTGAATTGTATTATCATTTGACAGGAGCAAAACGTATTTCCAATAATAAGATTATTTTTCTAACAAGAAAAAAATTAGCCGAATACAAAAAGTTAAATGTTAAAATCGGAGAGTATGGAACTAGAAGAAGATATTCTTATGAAGTTCAAAAATTAGTTTTGAAAATTCTCAAAGAAGATGGAACTCCTTTCTTTATGGGAAGTAGTAATGTTCACCTATCTCAAGTTTTTTCCATTAAACCTCTTGGAACCCATGGGCATGAATGGGTGATGTTTCATGCAGCTAAATATGGGTTCAATATAGCTGATCGAATAGCTATGGAAAACTGGTTAAACATATATGGGAGGAATCTAGGAATTGCCTTATCCGATACATATACCTCTTCTATATTCTTCAAAAATTTCGATAAAAAACTAGCAAATATCTTCGAAGGAATTAGACATGACAGTGGAAATCCTATTTCATTTATTAATGAAACTATAAAACATTATAATAGATTTAAAATAAATCCTTTGAAAAAAAAAATTATATTTTCTGATAACCTAGATCCATATAAAGTAGCTAGTATTTCCTCTTTTTGCAAAAAAAGGATAAATCCATTTTTTGGAATAGGAACTAATTTTACTAATGATGTAGGACCACCTTCTATGAATATAGTCATAAAAATGGTAAAAGCTCTACCGGAAAAAAAATGGATATCGGTTGTGAAACTCTCTAATGTGGAGGAGAAATCCACAGGAGACAAAAACATGATTCTTTTGGCTAAAAAAATTCTTCATCTTCCATTTCCATCCTAA